The Canis lupus familiaris isolate Mischka breed German Shepherd chromosome 34, alternate assembly UU_Cfam_GSD_1.0, whole genome shotgun sequence region TTAACCTTCAACCTCCTCCCAAGTCCTGCTGTGCTATGGCTTCTGGTTTAGAACAAGCGATGACTTTGCTCAGCAATGTGCTCGGTCATGTATTAATACTAGACTCTGTCCAGGCCCGAGAACTTTCATCCTTCAGAGTGGAGAGCTTCCTCTGGGAGAagggttcaaatcccagaagCTTGAACACCGCCACCCGGTACTTCTTGGACATGATGTTGTACAGAATGGGATTGATGGCAGCACTGAGGTAGAAGAGGACAAAGGATACCAGGTTGCAGTATTGGCTGATCTGAGCAATCTCCAAGGAGCCGGGCTCGAAGGACTTGGAAAATAAATATCGCCCCACGTGGAAGGGCAGCCAGCAGAGGATGAAAGCAAACACCACGACAGCTAAAAAGACAACgggaagagagagtgtgagttCAAGAAATGTCGTAGCACGTCACATTCTGTTTTGAAGACGCAGTTTTGTCCTGATTATGTCATTGACTTCAGAGAAACGTTATGTCCTCCGGCTTTTCCTTCGTCCTATTTTTAACCAAGACTGGGTCTGTCTGGCCTAACAGTTCAATCATTTTTATTGAGCTTCCcaattatttctatttaacaaCTATTTGAGTGATTTTGTGACTAGATTGACATATTGACTCAACAATTTATTCACATTATATATAGCCATTTCACATGTGTTGGATACGAACCAAACACATAAGGTCATACTCAGCCACAGCTAGGTATCAGGGTTTCCTGGGGGCACAGATTCCTTGTATGTAATAGAGACTCACAAAATTAGTATCTCTAGGAAGGAGATCAGGAcacctgcttttttcttttctattctcttttctttttaaagtttcacGGAAGACTGAATATGCAGCTGGGATTTAGAGCCACCGAGAGGGATGGTACTTTGCCACCTACGATAGACATAAGTGAGTCATAAAAGACCATAAAGCCAACTGACATTAAttatcatcccccccccccagtcttcATTTTACCCAGGTAGGATAATTTTTGTTCAAGACCTCTGaatttctagattatttttttttaaattcagaaatcaaagaaaaataacaaaagataatACTTCAGTCCTTGTGCCACTTTAGTGATCCCCGTCATAATTTCAAGGCAGAGGAAAATTCATATCAGTGTTGAGACACCAGTGGGAATAACTAAcagcttaaaaagtaaaattggagGAAATTTTGAAACCTATTCTGAAGACTAGGTTGCATAGTAGCGACTGACTGCCACAGTATCAAGATGAATATTAGAATCCCCTGGAGGGCACCAGCAGGTTTACAATCTGTTAGTCATATTGTGAGAATCACTGGTCTAGAAAATAACTCTTTTTATGGTCTTTGAAAACACCGTATCGCTTTAATATACAAAATTCCAGGAACTGTAAAATGACAAATTCAAAATCCACCTGGAAAGACTTCTAAGAAGCACTAAACCTGCAAGTAAGTACAGAATGTTGGACTATCACGAGGAATAATGAAATGTACAGATTCTGGTTTTGAGAAAGCAGATGGAATTACCATTTTGCTCGGATGTGAACACATTTTATATTCACTTGTATCCAACTCAGATACTTCAGTTCATGTAAGTGTAAAATACGCAGCCCACTCCAGTCCTGATACTGCACCTGGATGTTCTCTGGGGGACCCCTTAGCAAGGGCTAGTCAGTCCTGTTAGCTTAcacaaggtcttttttttttttttctttttctcatattgGAAGCCTGCTTACCTTAGCCTAGCCTCGTTTATCCTAGACTCTTCTACAGGGAGAACTAGCTGCTCACGGAAACAAATGGGGACACAGCCCTGATTTGTCATAGACTTCGCCTCAAAGCTGTATAAAGGGCGGCAGGGGGAACACAAGGGATGCATTTATCTCAAGAAAATGCAGGTCCAGAAAGCACACCATGCTACTGAAAGAAACATGAATCATCCCTAACAGAACCATCCTCATTGATCATCTATCTTTGGTGACATTTGCCATTGAGTACTTCCTAGACCCAggacctgcccctgccccaaccTCGCAcctgcctgcttttttttttttttttttttccttattggagttcaatttgccaacataggggatccctgggtggctcagaggtttggcgcccgccttcagcccggggcctgatcctggagacccggggttgagtcccacatcgggctccctgcgtggagcctgcttctccctctgcctgtgtctctgcctctctctctctctctctctgcgtctctcatgaatacataaataaaatctttaaaagaaaaaaggaaaacaatttgccaacatctagcgtaacacccagtgctcatcccatcagggcccccctcggtgcccgccACCCAGCCGCCTGCCTGTTTAATGCAACTTAGGCGGGTCCCCAAGGTGGAAGCCGGGAGCTCGGCCTCCCCCCTACCACCTAAGGACCACAGTCAGACTCAGGAGACAGGTCAGTGCCGAGGTTGATAAAGTGCATTCAAGGGAAATACCCAGGGGGGCATGTGTccctgggtgggggaggagagcgCAGAAGCGAGGGGCAGGGGCGAAGGCAGCGCTCGCGCGGGGtgagggccgggcggggggctcCTGCGAGCGCTGggaggcgcggggcgcggggcgcggggccggtgggagcggggcgcggcgcgggcaCCCACCGAGCATCTTCACCGTCTGCCGGTGGCTCTGCTCGCGGAGCGAGGCGCCCCCCGCCGCgtcgccgcgcccccgccgccacAGCTTCCTGCCGATGAGGCCGTAGAGCACCGTGAGGCAGAAGACGGGCAGGAAGAAGAAGACGCTGGACACCCACACCATGGCCGTGAGCAGCCCCGAGCGCACGGCGAACTCGGTGGCGCGGCACTCGCGGGTGTCCCGGGGGTCGGTGCCGTTCTCGTGCTCCACGCCCACCAGCACGAAGATGGGCCCGGCGCTGCAGAAGGCCACGGCCCAGATGGCCAGCAGGGCCAGCTTCACGCGGCCCTTGGTCACCAGCACCTTGGCGCGCAGCGGGAAGCAGATGGCGAAGTAGCGCTCGACGCTCAGCGCCGTGATGGTGAGCACCGTGGCGTAGGTGCAGCCCTCGCTCACGAACTGGAAGAGTTTGCAGAGCAGGTCGCCGAAGGTCCAGGGCCGGTACTGCCACAGGCGCACCAGGTCGAGCGGCATGCACAGGAAGATGAGCAGGTCGGAGCAGGCCAGGCTGCACAGGTACAGGTTGGTGGTGGTGCGCAGCTCGCGGAAGCGCCGCACCACCAGCACCGTCAGCAGGTTGCCCGCGACGCCCACGGCGAACAGCGCCACGCAGGTGGCCGTCACGCCCGCCAGCAGCGGCGCGGGGAACAGCGGCAGCAGGTCCCAGCCCGCCGACCCCGGGCCCTCGCGGGCCGTCGCGTTCCGCAtggcgcggggagcggggagccgggagcggggagcgcggggcgggcggACGGGCGGGCGGACGGGCGGGCGGACGGGCGGGCGGACGGGCGGGACTGGGAGCCGGCGGCGGCGACGGGCGGCGCAGCGGgacgcggcgggggcggcggggacaCGCGCACACGCGCACGCACCGCCTGCTGGAgagcgcccgccgcccgcggccccgcacccctgcgccgcccgccgcgcccccctcccccgcctacCCCGTCGCAGGACACCGGCACCCCTGCGCCGCCCGCTGCGCCGCCCCCGCCTAACCCCGCTGCGCCCCCCACCTAtcccccccgcaggccccgccccccacctctgcGCCTCCCACTACTCCCCCTACCTGCGCCCCCGCTGCTCTCGGAGCCTCCCCGGAGCCCCAGCGGCGCGGAGCGGGGCGAGCCGAGCTCCCGGGGCAGCCCTGGGCGCTGTCTGCTTAGCGGGGTCCAGGGGGGCGGTCGCACCCGGGGTCCAGGGGGGCGGGTCGCACCCGGGGTCCAGGGGGGGCAGGACGTTCCCAGGGTCCAGGGGGCGGGTCGCTCCCGGGGTCCAGGGAGGCAGGTCGCTCCCAGGGTGGCGGGGTCAACGCCCTCGGGCTGGAAGGACCGGAGTTCCTCCTCAAGAAGGGGTACGAGTTGGTGAGAGACCCGGTGGGCAGAGGACGCGGGCGTGCCCCGGGGACTTGCAGAAGGGAGCCGGGAGGTCCAAACAAACCCAGCCCAAAGCCGCACTCCCCAACGCCCCTAGTGTTGAGGTTCTGACCTGAGAGGGAGCCCCGCGCACCCGGGAAGAACCTGCGGCGGTTCTAGAGCCCGTCGTATTGAGCAGGAGAGCCAGGCtcagggtc contains the following coding sequences:
- the GHSR gene encoding growth hormone secretagogue receptor type 1, producing MRNATAREGPGSAGWDLLPLFPAPLLAGVTATCVALFAVGVAGNLLTVLVVRRFRELRTTTNLYLCSLACSDLLIFLCMPLDLVRLWQYRPWTFGDLLCKLFQFVSEGCTYATVLTITALSVERYFAICFPLRAKVLVTKGRVKLALLAIWAVAFCSAGPIFVLVGVEHENGTDPRDTRECRATEFAVRSGLLTAMVWVSSVFFFLPVFCLTVLYGLIGRKLWRRGRGDAAGGASLREQSHRQTVKMLAVVVFAFILCWLPFHVGRYLFSKSFEPGSLEIAQISQYCNLVSFVLFYLSAAINPILYNIMSKKYRVAVFKLLGFEPFSQRKLSTLKDESSRAWTESSINT